The proteins below come from a single Oerskovia jenensis genomic window:
- a CDS encoding Bax inhibitor-1/YccA family protein, with protein sequence MSNPVFNNSAIFGEPKRARTGQGAAGTVQQNPAYGTPPQAAQYGSYGAQTADASTLDAMYNAPTATTADTKRLTYDDVIIKTGGLLALLVVVGAASWQLVDTMPFLWIGGAIVGLVLGLVNAFKRNPSPALIVAYTIAQGAFLGGISAYYNTRFDGVVLQAVLATVVTFSAALFLFKSGKVRVTPKFTRWLLIAMVGYLAFSLINMVLIMTGVLDGWGARGGTIGIIVGLVAVGLAAASLIVDFDSIKRGVEGGVPAKFAWSAAFGLMVTLIWLYLEFLRLFAILQSSD encoded by the coding sequence ATGAGCAACCCCGTCTTCAACAACAGCGCCATCTTCGGCGAGCCGAAGCGAGCGCGCACCGGCCAGGGGGCTGCGGGCACCGTCCAGCAGAACCCGGCGTACGGCACCCCGCCCCAGGCGGCCCAGTACGGCAGCTACGGCGCGCAGACCGCTGACGCCTCGACGCTCGACGCCATGTACAACGCGCCGACCGCGACGACCGCGGACACCAAGCGCCTCACGTACGACGACGTCATCATCAAGACCGGCGGACTGCTCGCCCTGCTCGTCGTCGTCGGAGCCGCCAGCTGGCAGCTCGTCGACACCATGCCGTTCCTGTGGATCGGCGGCGCGATCGTCGGCCTGGTCCTGGGCCTGGTCAACGCCTTCAAGCGGAACCCGAGCCCCGCGCTCATCGTGGCGTACACGATCGCGCAGGGCGCGTTCCTGGGCGGGATCAGCGCGTACTACAACACGCGGTTCGACGGCGTGGTCCTCCAGGCGGTCCTCGCGACCGTCGTGACCTTCTCGGCGGCGCTGTTCCTCTTCAAGTCCGGCAAGGTGCGCGTCACGCCCAAGTTCACGCGCTGGCTGCTCATCGCGATGGTCGGCTACCTGGCCTTCTCGCTCATCAACATGGTCCTCATCATGACGGGTGTGCTCGACGGCTGGGGCGCGCGCGGCGGCACGATCGGCATCATCGTCGGCCTCGTCGCCGTCGGCCTCGCGGCTGCTTCGCTCATCGTCGACTTCGACTCGATCAAGCGTGGCGTCGAGGGTGGCGTGCCCGCCAAGTTCGCCTGGTCGGCCGCGTTCGGACTCATGGTCACGCTCATCTGGCTGTACCTCGAGTTCCTGCGCCTGTTCGCGATCCTGCAGAGCAGCGACTGA
- a CDS encoding cystathionine beta-synthase has product MKFAHHISDLVGGTPLVRLGSVTDGLSATILAKVEYLNPGGSVKDRIALKMIEEAESSGELAPGGTIVEPTSGNTGVGLALVAQRKGYDCVFVCPDKVSQDKRDVLTAYGARVVVTPTAVAPDHPDSYYSVSDRLVAEIPGAWKPNQYANANGPASHYESTGPEIWADTDGRVTHLVAGVGTGGTITGTGRYLKDVSASRAAEAGGRVHVVGADPAGSVYSGGDGRPYLVEGVGEDFWPAAYDPTVPDEIIAVSDADSFEMTRRLAREEGLLVGGSCGMAVVAALRLARRLQDEDPEAAAKAVIVVILPDGGRGYLSKIFNDSWMRSYGFLDAEEGVTAGDMLRSKSGQLPSLVHTHPGETVRDAIEILREYGVSQMPVVGAEPPVKIGEVAGAVSERTLLDAVFSGRASLADRVDKHMEPRFPLIGAGEGVAAIRAALHDADALLVIDDGDPVGVLTRHDLLGFLAH; this is encoded by the coding sequence ATGAAATTCGCACACCACATCTCTGACCTCGTCGGCGGGACACCCCTGGTCCGGCTCGGATCGGTGACCGACGGCCTCTCCGCGACGATCCTCGCCAAGGTCGAGTACCTCAACCCCGGCGGCTCCGTGAAGGACCGCATCGCGCTCAAGATGATCGAGGAGGCCGAGTCCTCCGGGGAGCTCGCGCCCGGCGGCACGATCGTCGAACCCACCTCGGGGAACACCGGGGTCGGGCTCGCGCTCGTGGCCCAGCGCAAGGGGTACGACTGCGTGTTCGTCTGCCCCGACAAGGTGAGCCAGGACAAGCGAGACGTCCTGACCGCCTACGGGGCTCGCGTCGTCGTGACTCCCACGGCCGTGGCCCCCGACCATCCCGACTCCTACTACTCGGTCTCGGACCGCCTCGTCGCCGAGATCCCCGGGGCCTGGAAGCCCAACCAGTACGCCAACGCGAACGGCCCCGCGTCGCACTACGAGAGCACGGGCCCCGAGATCTGGGCCGACACCGACGGTCGCGTCACGCACCTCGTGGCCGGGGTGGGCACGGGCGGCACCATCACCGGGACCGGCCGGTACCTCAAGGACGTGTCGGCCTCACGGGCGGCCGAGGCCGGTGGGCGGGTGCACGTCGTGGGCGCCGACCCCGCCGGGTCCGTCTACTCGGGTGGCGACGGCCGCCCCTACCTGGTCGAGGGCGTGGGCGAGGACTTCTGGCCCGCCGCGTACGACCCGACCGTGCCCGACGAGATCATCGCCGTGAGCGACGCCGACTCGTTCGAGATGACCCGGCGCCTCGCCCGCGAGGAGGGCCTGCTCGTGGGCGGCTCGTGCGGCATGGCGGTCGTCGCAGCGCTGCGACTGGCCCGCCGCCTCCAGGACGAGGACCCCGAGGCCGCGGCGAAGGCCGTGATCGTCGTGATCCTGCCCGACGGCGGTCGCGGCTACCTGTCCAAGATCTTCAACGACTCCTGGATGCGGTCCTACGGGTTCCTCGACGCCGAGGAGGGCGTGACCGCGGGCGACATGCTGCGCTCCAAGAGCGGGCAGCTCCCCAGCCTCGTCCACACCCACCCGGGCGAGACCGTGCGCGACGCGATCGAGATCCTGCGCGAGTACGGCGTCTCGCAGATGCCCGTCGTCGGGGCCGAGCCGCCCGTCAAGATCGGCGAGGTCGCCGGGGCCGTGAGCGAGCGGACGCTGCTCGACGCGGTGTTCTCCGGGCGGGCATCTCTCGCCGACCGCGTGGACAAGCACATGGAGCCGCGGTTCCCGCTCATCGGGGCGGGCGAGGGCGTCGCGGCCATCCGCGCGGCGCTGCACGACGCCGACGCGCTGCTCGTGATCGACGACGGCGACCCGGTCGGGGTGCTCACGCGCCACGACCTGTTGGGCTTCCTGGCGCACTGA
- a CDS encoding TetR-like C-terminal domain-containing protein, which translates to MARAGLSREGVTALALRVVDDGGAQGFADLTLAKVAAAAGVATPSLYKHVGSLADLRRSVALVAVNDLTRATAAATIGRSGPDALSALAWAVRDFAREHPGRYAAIQLSPDLGAADDDPLSLAGAETIAVIVAVLRGFDLPEARTIDAIRAVRSAVHGFVSLELLGGFGLPDDVDHSFEVLVRLLVAGIEDLADLSEPA; encoded by the coding sequence GTGGCTAGGGCCGGGCTGAGCCGCGAGGGCGTCACGGCCCTCGCGCTGCGCGTGGTCGACGACGGCGGCGCGCAGGGTTTCGCCGACCTCACTCTCGCGAAGGTCGCGGCCGCGGCAGGGGTCGCGACCCCGAGCCTGTACAAGCACGTCGGCTCGCTCGCCGACCTGCGCCGGTCCGTCGCGCTCGTCGCGGTGAACGACCTGACGCGCGCGACCGCCGCCGCGACGATCGGCCGCTCGGGGCCCGACGCGCTGTCCGCGCTCGCGTGGGCCGTCCGCGACTTCGCGCGCGAGCACCCGGGCCGCTACGCCGCGATCCAGCTCTCGCCCGACCTCGGCGCCGCCGACGACGACCCGCTCTCGCTCGCGGGCGCCGAGACGATCGCCGTGATCGTCGCGGTGCTGCGCGGCTTCGACCTGCCGGAGGCCCGCACGATCGACGCGATCCGCGCCGTCCGCTCCGCGGTCCACGGGTTCGTCTCGCTCGAGCTCCTGGGCGGCTTCGGCCTGCCCGACGACGTCGACCACAGCTTCGAGGTCCTCGTCCGTCTGCTCGTGGCCGGGATCGAGGACCTCGCCGACCTGTCAGAACCAGCGTGA